In Nocardia yunnanensis, one DNA window encodes the following:
- a CDS encoding bifunctional 4-hydroxy-2-oxoglutarate aldolase/2-dehydro-3-deoxy-phosphogluconate aldolase has product MTTAVEGDSFAVQAILADRALTVVRAPRIPDPVALAGALAGAGIRSVELTFTTPGLTDAIRAIAASGIGVIGAGTVLTAQHAESAIDAGAGFLVTPGITEAVADVAARHGIPVVMGAFTPTEVMRAMELGAAAVKIFPAKALGPGYLKDLRGPFPAVRLIPSGGVNAGNAADFLAHGAVAVTAGTDVVPPAAVAAGDWADIASRATAFVRALR; this is encoded by the coding sequence ATGACCACCGCCGTGGAAGGCGATTCGTTTGCCGTGCAGGCGATTCTGGCCGACCGTGCGCTGACTGTCGTGCGCGCCCCGCGGATTCCGGACCCCGTGGCGTTGGCCGGCGCCCTGGCCGGCGCCGGAATACGTTCGGTGGAACTGACTTTCACCACGCCGGGCCTCACCGACGCGATCCGCGCGATCGCCGCATCCGGTATCGGCGTGATCGGCGCGGGCACCGTGCTCACCGCACAGCACGCGGAATCCGCCATCGACGCGGGCGCGGGATTTCTGGTCACGCCCGGGATCACCGAGGCGGTCGCCGACGTGGCCGCGCGGCATGGAATCCCTGTTGTCATGGGCGCTTTCACGCCCACCGAGGTGATGCGGGCCATGGAACTGGGCGCGGCGGCGGTGAAGATCTTCCCCGCCAAGGCGCTCGGCCCCGGCTATCTGAAGGACCTGCGCGGTCCGTTCCCCGCTGTCCGGCTGATCCCCTCCGGCGGGGTCAATGCCGGTAATGCCGCCGACTTCCTCGCCCACGGGGCGGTCGCGGTCACCGCCGGAACCGATGTCGTGCCGCCTGCCGCCGTCGCGGCCGGCGACTGGGCCGACATCGCCTCGCGCGCGACCGCATTCGTCCGCGCGCTGCGCTGA
- a CDS encoding GntP family permease, with product MSTTVDWLRTSTPGLLLLCGAAIAVLLIAIIRFKLEPFIALLLTGLGLALVAGLPVSQIVGTALKSGDSLLETGFGSILGHIAVIIGLGTVLGAILERSGGADVLTAKLLNLFGEKGAPVAMGLLGLIFGIPVFFDIGIFVLAPLVYVAAKRGGRSLVLYALPMLAGLSMTHAFLPPHPGPVSLGGLLGVSLGWLIVMGFVCGIPGFIAAGIVWGSWIGKRVHVEVPDEFLVGKHDNRSEEPDGEADGAAGGGVATATLVERPPAVALIGAIIAIPLILILGATFGSQLLTAGSKPLQVLTFLGTPAVALLITVLIAFYVLGIRRGSTVQELGAVTAESLRPVGMLLLVVGAGAFFGKVISATGIGTALAHTMAAAGLPVIVLAYVISCGLRIAQGSATVAIVTTGGIVAPLVHEQGYSQVALALIAMAIAAGSIILSHVNDGGFWIISKFFDLTVKQTLQTWTVLETVLSVVSFAVAAVLFAILA from the coding sequence ATGAGCACCACCGTGGACTGGCTGCGGACCAGCACGCCGGGACTGCTGCTGCTCTGCGGTGCGGCCATCGCCGTACTGCTGATCGCGATCATCCGGTTCAAACTGGAACCGTTCATCGCCCTGCTGCTCACCGGCCTCGGGCTGGCGCTGGTCGCCGGACTGCCGGTCTCGCAGATCGTCGGCACCGCACTGAAATCCGGTGATTCCCTGCTGGAGACCGGATTCGGGTCGATCCTCGGCCACATCGCGGTGATCATCGGGTTGGGCACCGTGCTCGGCGCGATCCTGGAACGCTCCGGCGGCGCCGACGTGCTGACCGCGAAACTGCTGAACCTGTTCGGCGAGAAGGGCGCTCCGGTCGCCATGGGCCTGCTCGGGCTCATCTTCGGCATCCCGGTGTTCTTCGACATCGGCATCTTCGTGCTCGCGCCGCTGGTGTACGTGGCCGCCAAGCGCGGCGGGCGCTCCCTGGTGCTGTACGCGCTGCCCATGCTGGCGGGGCTGTCCATGACGCACGCGTTCCTGCCGCCGCATCCGGGGCCGGTGTCGCTGGGCGGGCTGCTCGGGGTGAGCCTGGGCTGGCTGATCGTCATGGGATTCGTCTGCGGCATACCGGGATTCATCGCGGCGGGCATTGTCTGGGGCAGTTGGATCGGCAAACGCGTTCACGTCGAGGTGCCCGACGAGTTCCTGGTGGGCAAGCACGACAACCGATCCGAGGAACCCGACGGGGAGGCCGACGGTGCGGCGGGCGGCGGTGTGGCCACCGCGACGCTGGTCGAGCGCCCGCCCGCGGTCGCGCTGATCGGCGCCATCATCGCGATCCCGCTGATTCTGATCCTGGGCGCGACCTTCGGCAGCCAGCTGCTCACCGCGGGCTCGAAACCGTTGCAGGTGTTGACCTTTCTCGGCACCCCCGCCGTCGCGCTGCTGATCACCGTGCTCATCGCCTTCTATGTGCTCGGCATCCGCCGCGGATCGACCGTGCAGGAGCTCGGCGCCGTGACCGCCGAATCGCTGCGCCCGGTGGGCATGCTGCTGCTGGTCGTCGGGGCGGGCGCGTTCTTCGGGAAGGTGATCTCCGCCACCGGAATCGGCACCGCGCTGGCGCACACCATGGCCGCGGCGGGGCTTCCGGTCATCGTGCTCGCCTATGTGATCAGCTGCGGCCTGCGCATCGCGCAGGGGTCGGCCACGGTCGCCATCGTCACCACCGGCGGCATCGTCGCGCCGCTGGTGCACGAACAGGGGTATTCGCAGGTGGCGCTGGCCTTGATCGCCATGGCCATCGCGGCGGGCTCGATCATTCTCAGCCACGTGAACGACGGCGGCTTCTGGATCATCTCGAAGTTCTTCGACCTGACCGTCAAACAGACGCTGCAGACCTGGACGGTGCTCGAAACCGTGCTGTCGGTGGTCAGTTTCGCGGTGGCGGCGGTGCTGTTCGCGATCCTCGCCTGA
- a CDS encoding DUF6188 family protein encodes MELPITGSTLAVATSSTAYQLSLDIGAYVLNIEGELAVHSPTGASLHRIPGEPHTDELVAALSGLITAAAVADGGELRIDLASGHRLVVEPDPYFEAWNLTVPGRYLVVCMPGGELAVWSAES; translated from the coding sequence ATGGAGCTGCCGATCACCGGATCCACTCTGGCCGTTGCCACCTCGTCCACGGCCTATCAGCTCTCCCTCGACATCGGCGCGTACGTGCTCAATATCGAGGGTGAGCTGGCCGTGCACAGCCCGACCGGCGCCAGCCTGCACCGCATTCCGGGGGAGCCGCACACCGACGAGCTGGTGGCGGCGCTGTCTGGTTTGATCACGGCGGCCGCGGTCGCCGACGGCGGGGAGCTGCGCATCGATCTGGCTTCCGGACACCGGCTGGTGGTGGAACCCGACCCGTACTTCGAGGCGTGGAACCTGACCGTCCCCGGCCGCTACCTGGTGGTGTGCATGCCCGGCGGCGAGCTGGCGGTGTGGTCGGCCGAATCCTGA
- a CDS encoding GlxA family transcriptional regulator: protein MSQRLTLADTPPGCDDGRVPAPRTIVFVVFQGMQMSELAGPLDVFAVLNSIAATPPELLPPVAPPGGPQLWHTVADRPPYRLVTASPDGRPLAADGGLTLSVEHSLADIAAGDDFDTLIVVGGMVDGPDAAAVVPELPALARKARRISSVCAGALLLAAAGLLDGYRATTHWASTGLMAQHFPRVTVEPDRIYVRDRDRWTSAGMSAGVDLALAMVEDDHGREIAALLARLLVVFARRPGGQAQFSAQLRTQPARTPAIRAVQQWLPDHLDADLAVAALAERAGMSERHFARAFRLETGSTPAAFIEDLRVEAARRLLESTELTIGAIARQVGYRHGETLHRVFTRRMATTPERYRQHFAVDGTRRKTPANVTRPVQDSADHTASSPPGMHTTR from the coding sequence ATGAGTCAGCGCCTGACCCTGGCGGACACTCCCCCGGGCTGCGATGATGGCCGGGTGCCCGCGCCTCGCACCATCGTCTTCGTCGTCTTCCAGGGCATGCAGATGTCCGAGTTGGCCGGGCCGCTGGACGTTTTCGCGGTGCTCAACAGCATCGCCGCGACGCCACCGGAACTCTTGCCGCCGGTCGCGCCGCCCGGCGGGCCGCAGCTGTGGCACACCGTGGCCGACCGACCGCCCTACCGCCTGGTGACAGCGTCACCGGACGGCCGCCCCCTCGCCGCCGATGGCGGCCTGACCCTGTCGGTCGAACATTCCCTGGCCGATATCGCCGCCGGCGACGACTTCGACACCCTGATCGTCGTCGGCGGGATGGTCGACGGCCCCGACGCCGCGGCGGTGGTACCGGAGCTGCCCGCGCTGGCCCGCAAGGCGCGGCGCATCTCCTCGGTCTGCGCGGGTGCGCTGCTGCTGGCCGCGGCCGGCCTGCTCGACGGCTACCGGGCCACCACCCACTGGGCCTCCACCGGCCTGATGGCGCAACACTTTCCGCGCGTCACCGTGGAACCGGACCGCATCTACGTGCGCGATCGCGACCGCTGGACCTCGGCGGGCATGTCCGCGGGCGTGGACCTGGCGTTGGCCATGGTGGAGGACGATCACGGTCGCGAGATCGCCGCCCTGCTGGCCCGGCTGCTGGTGGTGTTCGCGCGCCGGCCCGGCGGGCAGGCGCAGTTCAGCGCCCAGTTGCGCACCCAGCCCGCGCGCACGCCGGCCATCCGCGCGGTCCAGCAGTGGTTGCCCGACCACCTCGACGCCGACCTCGCGGTGGCGGCCCTCGCGGAACGGGCGGGCATGAGCGAACGGCATTTCGCCCGCGCCTTCCGGCTCGAAACCGGCAGCACGCCCGCGGCTTTCATCGAGGACCTGCGAGTGGAGGCGGCGCGGCGACTGCTGGAATCCACCGAACTGACCATCGGCGCGATCGCCCGCCAGGTCGGCTACCGGCACGGGGAGACCCTGCACCGGGTGTTCACCCGCCGCATGGCCACCACCCCCGAACGCTACCGGCAGCATTTCGCCGTCGACGGGACGCGACGCAAAACTCCGGCGAATGTCACACGCCCGGTTCAGGATTCGGCCGACCACACCGCCAGCTCGCCGCCGGGCATGCACACCACCAGGTAG
- a CDS encoding alpha/beta fold hydrolase has protein sequence MTEFVTLEHGRIACDVTGAGPLVVLSHGMGTWRRDFRGLVEPLVAAGYRVVNVDMRGHGESSMEWPSVTGKAAISRTDVARDLLGVIRHFGGPAVIVGHSLAGGSATIAAAEAPGLVSAIVEIGPFTQVYGLALGTFLSSSRYRRGMTELVGTQLLSSPRLWFKYLAGVAYPTRPADQDTYLSELREQLRQPGRWAEFMKTGKTTPADAQALVPEISCPALIVMGSEDPDFADPEQVAHGIVAAMPPGLGQVAMVERGGHYPHAQFPDRVAALLIPFLDRHAVGHPAGQVGH, from the coding sequence ATGACCGAATTCGTGACGCTGGAACACGGGCGGATCGCGTGTGATGTGACCGGCGCCGGGCCGTTGGTGGTGCTGTCGCATGGGATGGGAACCTGGCGGCGGGACTTCCGGGGTCTGGTCGAGCCGCTGGTCGCCGCCGGGTATCGGGTGGTGAACGTGGATATGCGCGGGCACGGGGAATCCAGCATGGAGTGGCCGTCGGTGACGGGGAAGGCGGCCATCAGCCGGACGGATGTGGCGCGCGATCTGCTCGGTGTGATCCGGCATTTCGGGGGTCCGGCCGTGATCGTGGGACATTCGCTGGCGGGTGGTTCGGCCACCATCGCGGCCGCGGAGGCGCCCGGGCTGGTGTCGGCGATCGTCGAGATCGGTCCGTTCACGCAGGTGTACGGCCTCGCGCTCGGGACGTTCCTGTCGAGCTCGCGCTACCGGCGCGGCATGACGGAACTGGTCGGCACGCAACTGCTGAGCTCGCCCCGGCTCTGGTTCAAGTATCTGGCGGGCGTCGCGTATCCGACCCGGCCCGCCGACCAGGACACCTATCTCTCCGAACTGCGCGAGCAACTGCGGCAGCCGGGGCGCTGGGCCGAGTTCATGAAGACCGGCAAGACCACCCCGGCCGACGCGCAGGCACTCGTGCCCGAAATCTCTTGTCCCGCACTGATCGTCATGGGTTCGGAGGATCCGGACTTCGCCGATCCGGAACAGGTGGCGCACGGGATCGTGGCCGCCATGCCGCCGGGTCTGGGGCAGGTCGCGATGGTGGAGCGCGGCGGCCACTATCCGCACGCGCAGTTCCCCGACCGGGTGGCCGCGCTGCTGATCCCGTTCCTGGACCGGCACGCGGTCGGTCACCCGGCCGGGCAGGTCGGCCACTGA
- a CDS encoding FAD-dependent monooxygenase, which produces MPESNADVIIVGAGPTGLMLAAELRLAGVRPLVLERSPRLRTVPKANGLSGQIVQLLGYRGLAGRLAAIATDADPAAAIPFGGMHVSFGPLAAPPLRAMHLPQPKLEQLLDDWATELGAEIRRGYQVTDVEQDETGVTVLADGPDGRQRFAASYVVACDGARSRVRELAGIDFPGLTYPEVNRLGQLSVDDTVTQLDTGELAIAGQGTVPTGFTRTERGVFAVGGLSPQHTLMIQTTEDATSDIDDNEPMTLAELGDSIRRIVGVDLPMHSPIRLSRYQFQARQAERYRAGRILVAGDAAHAFPATGVGLNAGMLDAINLAWKLAADLNGTAPADLLDSYHAERHFAGERTMMHTQAQVALRRSDDPAAQALRRLFGELLSDTPALQRVGDLIAGTDLRYPLPNPNGHPLTGTVVADLPLRTETGDTTVGDLLRTARPVLLILADRPDLRDVAERWADRVDVRTATTADRPADALLIRPDAHIAWAATVDETAAAAGPALRDALATWFGAPAPAKAAGVRPAVAAVAVSD; this is translated from the coding sequence GTGCCTGAGTCGAATGCCGACGTGATCATCGTGGGCGCGGGCCCCACCGGCCTGATGCTGGCGGCCGAGCTGCGGCTGGCCGGGGTGCGGCCGCTGGTGCTGGAGCGGAGCCCGCGGCTGCGGACGGTGCCCAAGGCCAACGGTCTCAGCGGGCAGATCGTGCAACTGCTGGGCTATCGAGGACTGGCCGGGCGGCTCGCGGCGATCGCCACCGACGCCGACCCGGCGGCCGCCATCCCGTTCGGCGGCATGCACGTGAGCTTCGGCCCGCTGGCCGCGCCGCCGCTGCGGGCCATGCACCTGCCGCAGCCGAAACTCGAACAGCTGCTGGACGATTGGGCGACCGAGCTCGGCGCGGAGATCCGCCGCGGGTATCAGGTGACCGACGTGGAGCAGGACGAGACCGGGGTCACCGTCCTGGCGGACGGGCCGGACGGCCGGCAGCGGTTCGCCGCGAGCTATGTGGTGGCCTGCGACGGGGCGCGCAGCCGCGTCCGCGAACTGGCCGGAATCGATTTCCCGGGCCTCACCTACCCGGAGGTCAACCGGCTGGGCCAGCTCAGTGTGGACGACACGGTGACCCAGCTCGACACCGGCGAGCTCGCGATCGCCGGGCAGGGCACGGTTCCCACCGGCTTCACCCGTACCGAACGGGGCGTGTTCGCGGTGGGCGGGCTGTCCCCGCAGCACACGCTGATGATCCAGACCACCGAGGATGCCACCTCCGACATCGACGACAACGAGCCGATGACGCTCGCGGAACTGGGTGACAGCATCCGGCGCATCGTCGGCGTCGACCTGCCCATGCATTCCCCGATTCGACTGTCGCGCTACCAGTTCCAGGCCCGCCAGGCCGAACGCTACCGGGCCGGAAGGATTCTGGTGGCCGGTGACGCCGCCCACGCCTTCCCCGCCACGGGCGTCGGCCTCAACGCGGGCATGCTCGACGCGATCAACCTGGCCTGGAAGCTGGCGGCCGACCTGAACGGCACGGCTCCCGCGGACCTGCTCGACAGCTACCACGCGGAACGTCACTTCGCGGGCGAGCGCACCATGATGCACACCCAAGCCCAGGTGGCGTTGCGGCGCAGCGACGATCCGGCGGCGCAGGCCCTGCGCCGGCTGTTCGGCGAACTGCTCAGCGATACTCCTGCGCTGCAGCGGGTCGGCGACCTCATCGCGGGCACCGACCTGCGTTATCCGCTGCCGAATCCCAACGGGCACCCGCTGACCGGCACCGTCGTCGCCGACCTTCCCTTGCGCACGGAGACAGGTGACACGACCGTCGGCGACCTGCTCCGCACGGCCCGCCCGGTCCTGTTGATCCTCGCCGATCGCCCGGACCTGCGCGACGTCGCCGAGCGGTGGGCCGATCGCGTCGACGTCCGGACCGCCACCACGGCCGACCGCCCAGCCGACGCCCTGCTGATCCGTCCGGACGCCCACATCGCCTGGGCCGCAACGGTGGACGAGACGGCAGCGGCGGCGGGACCCGCCCTGCGCGACGCGCTGGCCACCTGGTTCGGCGCGCCCGCACCGGCGAAGGCCGCCGGGGTACGCCCTGCCGTGGCCGCCGTCGCGGTCAGCGACTGA
- a CDS encoding nitroreductase/quinone reductase family protein: MSATASTRLTLAGRFNHYFSTYLAPLTRFYGRLHRRLYHRFGGTRFTTLFGDPVFELTVPGRTSGEPRPVMLMQVWSGDDLLVCGSNGGNPGTPNWWKNLVAADHITARVGRDTFPVTARVVTDEAEYESHWRTLTAAYPHCDTYRALSPRRFPIAVLTRIS, from the coding sequence ATGTCCGCCACCGCATCCACCCGGCTCACCCTCGCGGGCCGCTTCAACCACTACTTCAGCACCTACCTCGCCCCGCTCACCCGCTTCTACGGCCGCCTGCACCGCCGCCTCTACCACCGCTTCGGCGGCACCCGCTTCACCACCCTGTTCGGCGACCCGGTCTTCGAACTCACCGTCCCCGGCCGCACATCCGGCGAGCCCCGCCCGGTCATGCTCATGCAGGTCTGGTCCGGCGACGACCTACTCGTCTGCGGCTCCAACGGCGGCAACCCCGGCACCCCCAATTGGTGGAAGAACCTCGTGGCCGCCGACCACATCACCGCCCGCGTCGGCCGCGACACCTTCCCCGTCACCGCCCGCGTCGTCACCGACGAGGCCGAATACGAATCCCATTGGCGCACACTGACGGCCGCCTACCCCCACTGCGACACCTACCGAGCCCTCAGCCCCCGACGCTTCCCCATCGCCGTCCTGACCCGCATCTCCTGA
- a CDS encoding RNA polymerase sigma-70 factor — protein MTAGTESGPRDEVDAFDRLRPLLFTIAYEMLGSAADAEDVVQDSYLRWRATDPAQVRHPRAYLTQIVTRQALNQLRTVRRRREEYVGSWLPEPVRTESDASHDVLLAESVSMAMLLVLETLGPTERAVFVLAEVFGHSMVEIAEMVGKSDATVRQIAHRARAHVRERRKRFEPDSDTSRAVIGTFLRAARTGDVATLMEVLAPDVVQISDGGGRVHAARHPVVGAQRVAGYLLGLARKLLGDMTVELGTYNALPAVLLRGLDGRLDTVELIEITGGRVTALYAIRNPDKLHTAELTRALER, from the coding sequence ATGACCGCAGGCACGGAATCCGGTCCCCGCGACGAGGTGGACGCCTTCGACCGGCTGCGGCCACTGCTGTTCACCATCGCCTACGAAATGCTCGGCAGCGCCGCCGATGCCGAGGACGTGGTGCAGGACAGCTATCTGCGCTGGCGCGCCACCGATCCGGCGCAGGTGCGGCACCCGCGTGCCTACCTCACCCAGATCGTCACCCGGCAGGCGCTCAACCAGCTGCGCACCGTGCGCCGTCGCCGCGAGGAGTACGTGGGCAGCTGGCTGCCCGAACCCGTGCGCACCGAATCCGACGCCAGTCACGATGTGCTGCTGGCCGAATCGGTGTCCATGGCCATGCTGTTGGTGCTGGAAACCCTCGGCCCGACCGAGCGGGCGGTGTTCGTGCTCGCGGAGGTGTTCGGGCACAGCATGGTCGAGATCGCCGAGATGGTCGGCAAATCCGATGCCACCGTGCGCCAGATCGCGCACCGCGCCCGCGCGCACGTGCGCGAGCGGCGTAAACGCTTCGAACCCGACTCCGACACCAGCCGCGCGGTGATCGGCACCTTCCTGCGGGCCGCGCGGACGGGGGACGTGGCCACCCTGATGGAGGTGCTGGCCCCCGATGTCGTGCAGATCTCCGACGGCGGCGGCAGGGTCCACGCGGCACGTCACCCGGTCGTGGGCGCGCAGCGGGTCGCCGGCTACCTGCTCGGCTTGGCTCGAAAGCTGCTGGGGGACATGACCGTCGAACTCGGCACCTACAACGCGCTGCCCGCGGTGCTGCTGCGCGGCCTGGACGGGCGACTCGACACGGTGGAGCTGATCGAGATCACCGGCGGCCGCGTCACCGCGCTGTACGCCATCCGCAATCCCGACAAGCTGCACACCGCCGAGCTGACCCGCGCCCTCGAACGCTAG
- a CDS encoding isocitrate lyase/PEP mutase family protein, whose translation MTKTELFRSLHHGARPLVLPNAWDYGSAALLAEAGFAAVGTTSLGVAAAAGLPDGTAATRDETLTLARRLGRLPIPVTVDVEGGFSTDPGEVARFCAELAAAGIAGINLEDSRANAGLADPVAHGEVIAAVKSTAPELFVNARTDTHWLGLEVDSTLARVQHYEKCGADGVFVPGLTDADGIRALTAATTVPLNVLFSPAGPAVAELAELGVRRISTGSLLYRAALAAAVHTAESVAHDHQLVGEIPSYATIQRLLET comes from the coding sequence ATGACCAAGACCGAGCTCTTTCGCAGTCTGCACCACGGCGCACGGCCGCTGGTGCTGCCCAATGCCTGGGACTACGGGTCGGCCGCCCTGTTGGCCGAGGCCGGGTTCGCGGCGGTCGGCACCACCAGTCTCGGGGTAGCCGCCGCGGCGGGGCTGCCGGACGGGACGGCGGCGACGCGCGACGAAACGCTCACGCTGGCACGGCGACTGGGCCGATTGCCGATTCCGGTGACGGTGGATGTCGAGGGCGGGTTCAGCACCGACCCGGGTGAGGTGGCGCGGTTCTGCGCCGAACTGGCCGCGGCGGGGATCGCGGGCATCAACCTCGAGGACAGCCGAGCCAATGCGGGGCTGGCCGATCCGGTGGCGCACGGCGAGGTGATCGCGGCCGTGAAGTCCACGGCGCCGGAGCTTTTCGTCAACGCGCGCACCGATACCCACTGGCTGGGCCTGGAGGTGGATTCCACGCTCGCGCGGGTCCAGCATTACGAGAAGTGCGGCGCGGACGGCGTTTTCGTGCCCGGGCTCACCGATGCCGACGGTATCCGTGCGCTCACCGCGGCGACGACCGTCCCGCTGAACGTGCTGTTCTCCCCCGCCGGACCGGCCGTGGCCGAGCTGGCGGAACTCGGCGTGCGGCGGATCAGCACCGGGTCGCTGCTGTATCGGGCGGCCCTGGCGGCGGCGGTGCACACGGCTGAATCGGTCGCGCACGACCATCAGCTGGTCGGCGAGATCCCCTCCTACGCAACGATTCAGCGGCTGCTCGAGACCTAG